A region of bacterium DNA encodes the following proteins:
- a CDS encoding response regulator, whose translation METLKKKVLVVDDDEVIRDLLINFLKFSGYEGTGAPNGQAALDIVLVDPPDMIITDIHMPFMNGFQLLRAVKRVNPDLPVVFITGFAHFRRFFADKTARADGFLEKPFSLEAIDSLVKKFL comes from the coding sequence ATGGAAACGTTGAAAAAAAAGGTGCTGGTGGTGGATGATGACGAGGTCATCCGCGATCTACTCATTAACTTCCTGAAGTTCTCCGGTTACGAGGGAACGGGTGCACCCAACGGTCAAGCCGCGCTGGATATCGTGCTGGTCGATCCGCCGGATATGATCATCACCGACATCCACATGCCGTTCATGAACGGCTTCCAGTTGCTGCGCGCCGTCAAACGGGTCAATCCTGACTTGCCCGTGGTGTTTATCACCGGCTTTGCCCACTTCCGCCGCTTCTTTGCCGACAAGACGGCCCGGGCGGACGGATTCCTCGAGAAACCCTTCTCGCTGGAAGCTATCGACAGCCTGGTGAAGAAGTTTCTGTAA